From a region of the Apibacter sp. B3706 genome:
- the mnmG gene encoding tRNA uridine-5-carboxymethylaminomethyl(34) synthesis enzyme MnmG, giving the protein MILEKYDVIVVGGGHAGSEAAAAAANLGSKTLLITMNLQTIGQMSCNPAMGGIAKGQIVREIDALGGLSGIVTDKTMIQFKMLNLSKGPAMWSPRAQSDRMRFSEEWRLQLESIPNLDFFQDMVVELLTENDQIIGVKTYMGAVIYSKAVILTNGTFLNGLIHIGNKQFGGGRMGEKAAFGITENLVKLGFEAGRMKTGTPPRVDGRSIDFSKMEEQKGDTKPQKFSYTNTPKLDKQRSCYITYTNVKVHEVLREGFERSPLFNGTIKSTGPRYCPSIEDKINRFADRERHQIFAEPEGWQTVEFYINGFSTSLPDDIQIKALQLIPGFEKAKFFRPGYAIEYDYFPPTQLKNTLETKNINHLYFAGQINGTTGYEEAAAQGLMAGINASLKIQNKEPLVLKRNEAYIGVLIDDLITKGTEEPYRMFTSRAEYRMSLRQDNADERLTPLSYTLGLASSERMQNLDKKIKQTNNCIDFIKSTSITKEETNPILLQKNSTPISQTVKADSILVRPNIYLKDLENISSINDYIKSNHFSDEVLEQVEIKIKYKGYIDKELENVEKLNRLENIKIPSNFDYSKLNSISTEAKQKLMKFKPETIGQASRISGVSPSDINVLLIYMGR; this is encoded by the coding sequence ATGATATTAGAAAAATACGATGTTATTGTTGTAGGTGGTGGACATGCAGGTTCAGAAGCTGCCGCTGCTGCTGCCAATTTAGGTTCAAAAACACTACTAATTACCATGAATCTTCAGACTATTGGTCAAATGTCTTGCAATCCGGCTATGGGAGGTATTGCAAAAGGACAAATAGTTAGAGAAATCGATGCTTTGGGCGGATTATCAGGTATCGTTACTGATAAAACTATGATTCAATTTAAGATGCTTAATTTATCTAAGGGACCTGCCATGTGGAGTCCAAGAGCGCAATCCGATCGAATGAGATTTTCGGAAGAATGGCGATTACAATTAGAAAGCATTCCAAATCTTGATTTCTTTCAAGACATGGTTGTTGAGCTATTAACAGAAAATGATCAAATTATTGGTGTTAAAACCTATATGGGAGCTGTTATTTATTCAAAAGCTGTAATATTAACTAATGGAACTTTTCTAAATGGGCTAATCCATATTGGAAACAAACAGTTCGGAGGTGGTAGAATGGGTGAAAAAGCAGCATTTGGAATCACTGAAAATCTAGTTAAATTAGGATTTGAGGCCGGTAGAATGAAAACAGGAACACCTCCCAGGGTAGATGGTAGAAGCATTGATTTCTCAAAAATGGAAGAACAAAAAGGAGATACTAAACCACAAAAATTTTCCTATACTAATACACCTAAACTCGACAAACAAAGAAGTTGTTATATTACCTATACTAATGTAAAAGTTCATGAAGTTTTACGTGAAGGATTTGAAAGATCTCCTTTATTTAATGGAACAATTAAAAGTACAGGTCCAAGATATTGTCCTTCGATTGAAGACAAAATTAACAGATTTGCAGATAGAGAAAGACATCAAATATTTGCTGAACCGGAAGGTTGGCAAACTGTTGAATTTTACATCAACGGATTTAGTACATCTTTACCGGATGATATTCAAATTAAAGCTTTACAACTAATCCCCGGATTTGAAAAAGCTAAATTTTTCAGACCGGGTTACGCTATTGAATATGATTACTTCCCTCCTACTCAATTAAAAAATACATTAGAAACAAAAAATATTAATCATTTATATTTTGCGGGACAAATTAATGGTACAACGGGTTATGAAGAGGCAGCAGCTCAAGGATTGATGGCCGGTATTAATGCTTCACTTAAAATTCAAAATAAAGAGCCGTTGGTTCTTAAGAGGAATGAAGCGTATATAGGAGTATTAATTGATGATCTTATCACCAAAGGAACCGAAGAACCTTATCGAATGTTTACCTCACGTGCAGAATATAGAATGAGTTTAAGACAGGATAATGCCGATGAACGATTAACACCATTAAGTTATACACTTGGTTTAGCATCATCTGAAAGAATGCAAAATTTAGATAAGAAAATCAAGCAAACGAATAATTGTATAGATTTTATAAAATCAACATCCATAACCAAAGAAGAAACTAATCCAATTTTACTACAAAAAAATTCTACACCTATTTCTCAAACTGTAAAAGCTGACAGTATTTTGGTTAGACCTAATATATACTTAAAAGACTTGGAAAACATATCCTCTATAAATGATTATATCAAATCAAATCATTTTTCGGATGAGGTACTTGAACAAGTAGAAATTAAAATTAAATATAAGGGATATATTGACAAAGAACTTGAAAATGTTGAAAAATTAAATAGATTAGAAAATATAAAAATTCCTTCAAATTTTGACTATTCAAAATTAAATAGTATTTCTACTGAAGCTAAACAAAAATTAATGAAATTCAAACCTGAGACTATAGGTCAAGCTAGTAGAATAAGTGGCGTATCTCCATCCGATATAAATGTTTTATTAATTTACATGGGTAGATAA
- a CDS encoding class I SAM-dependent methyltransferase, with the protein MKIKDHFLSNEIFEIQKSEYTGILKTTQIPEDLSKYYESEKYLSHSKDQSLKSKIYLLIQKLNEKYKLKIINKYKTSGTLLDYGCGDGTFLKFIKDKNFSILGFEPNIKAAETAKSKIGKNHITTSLDSVENNSLDVITLWHVLEHISNPEEILSKLRLKLKNDGYIVIAVPNYKSFDAKFYREFWAAWDVPRHIFHYSKKGAINFFNNHKFEVIHTYTLPFDSFYISLISENYMNNPFGIFRFPFIAALSNLKGMNDGNYSSVIYILKK; encoded by the coding sequence ATGAAAATTAAAGATCACTTCTTATCTAATGAAATTTTTGAAATTCAAAAATCTGAATATACCGGTATTTTAAAAACTACCCAAATACCTGAAGATCTTTCAAAATATTATGAAAGTGAAAAATATTTATCCCATTCGAAAGATCAGTCTTTAAAATCAAAAATATATTTATTAATTCAAAAATTGAATGAAAAATATAAATTAAAGATTATTAATAAATACAAAACGTCCGGAACATTATTAGACTATGGTTGTGGAGATGGAACGTTCTTAAAATTCATAAAAGATAAAAATTTTTCAATACTTGGTTTTGAACCAAATATAAAAGCAGCAGAAACTGCTAAATCTAAAATTGGTAAAAATCATATAACTACTTCTTTAGATTCTGTTGAAAATAATTCTTTAGATGTCATTACACTTTGGCATGTATTAGAACACATCTCTAATCCGGAAGAAATCCTATCAAAATTAAGATTAAAATTAAAAAATGATGGATATATAGTAATAGCAGTTCCAAATTACAAATCTTTTGATGCCAAATTTTATAGAGAATTTTGGGCTGCCTGGGATGTACCTCGGCATATATTTCATTATTCTAAAAAAGGTGCCATCAATTTTTTTAATAATCATAAGTTTGAAGTAATTCATACCTATACCCTACCCTTTGATAGTTTCTATATTTCTTTAATCAGTGAAAATTATATGAATAATCCTTTTGGAATTTTTAGATTTCCATTCATTGCTGCCTTATCAAACTTAAAAGGAATGAATGACGGTAATTATTCATCTGTTATTTATATTTTGAAAAAATAA
- the ybeY gene encoding rRNA maturation RNase YbeY codes for MINYFSNNDFILKNKLKRKKWLKEVIQQEACRVGDINYIFCSDEQLLEINIQYLNHDYYTDIITFDYKENQLISGDIFISTDRVKENAVINNENFDYELNRVLVHGVLHIIGYKDKLEKDIELMRKKENTYIDLYKNY; via the coding sequence ATGATAAATTATTTTTCAAATAATGATTTTATTTTAAAAAATAAATTAAAAAGAAAAAAGTGGTTAAAAGAAGTTATACAACAAGAAGCCTGCCGTGTAGGGGATATAAATTATATTTTTTGCTCTGATGAACAATTATTAGAAATTAATATTCAATATTTAAATCATGATTATTACACGGATATAATTACGTTTGATTATAAAGAAAACCAATTAATTTCGGGTGATATATTCATTTCCACAGACAGAGTTAAAGAAAATGCAGTAATTAATAATGAAAATTTTGATTATGAATTAAATCGTGTTTTAGTTCATGGAGTTCTGCATATCATCGGGTACAAAGATAAATTGGAAAAGGATATTGAACTTATGAGAAAAAAGGAAAACACTTATATAGACTTATATAAAAATTATTAA
- a CDS encoding patatin-like phospholipase family protein — MKFCKKYLLFFILLIGNLFYGINRDSTFISIQDSLNRRPKVGLVLSGGGAKGFAHVEVIEAIEKAGIKIDYISGTSMGAIVGSLYAAGYSPKEMRNIIKSIDFNELFLQDRNRNFIPFFDKSYREKYILTLPISNFKVVFPSALSKGQGPLMLLTNLLYNVHDIHDYSKLPIPFLCIATNLETGDEEQMEKGFLPLSVLASGAYPSLIEPVKIDDKTLIDGGIVNNFPSRALRDKGMDIIIGVDLGNGLQKANEIKSILNIISQIISYRINIKTDFERSYVDLLIRPDVKNYEVTDFDKKDSILYKGKLAGEKAFPELLKIAKLQGFDTINRPRIQELPSEKNLFITKLSIIGNSSKDSVYIKRKLGLKLPQNTSITKLDKGISALYSTGNYNRVFYELTSENFNENQQVNLYLDKKDNNSIKFGIHYDDVYKTSLLANVTLNKLILNNSNLSIDVIFGNNFRTNINYYIDNGILPSIGSNTTFNSFNFNYSDIKRSEYSFNRIRYFNQQLYLQSTLNEKYAVGTGIEYSYMRISPFSYDRINEVDHKNFNKDESFFYNPYFYIKADTRDNSNFPFKGFKLDASAKYIFYSNAPNFEKFSTIKTQLSYSIPFGHRLALENQHFLGVSFNTPSLQYKYFNGGYFEQDFLNFSKFLGLPFAYKSGDQLFSLYSSLNYKILKNHYVKIYADMANVEDEFNDIRYFKYKYFSYGVGYGYDSPFGPINLLYTFSTNQNKGVFSVGLGYWF; from the coding sequence ATGAAATTTTGTAAAAAATACTTATTATTTTTTATTTTACTAATAGGAAATTTATTTTACGGTATAAATAGAGATTCAACTTTTATATCAATTCAGGATTCTTTAAATCGTAGACCCAAAGTAGGCTTAGTTCTTAGTGGCGGAGGTGCTAAAGGGTTCGCTCATGTAGAAGTTATAGAAGCTATTGAAAAAGCAGGAATTAAAATTGACTACATAAGCGGAACCAGTATGGGTGCCATAGTGGGTTCGTTGTATGCTGCAGGATATTCTCCTAAAGAAATGAGAAATATCATTAAAAGCATTGATTTTAACGAACTTTTTTTACAGGACAGAAATCGTAATTTTATTCCTTTTTTTGATAAATCTTACAGAGAAAAATATATTTTAACTTTACCCATCTCCAATTTTAAAGTAGTTTTTCCATCAGCTTTAAGTAAGGGACAAGGACCTTTAATGCTTTTAACTAATTTATTGTACAATGTTCATGATATTCATGATTATTCTAAACTACCGATACCTTTCTTATGCATAGCAACTAATTTAGAAACCGGTGACGAAGAGCAAATGGAAAAAGGTTTTCTTCCTCTCAGTGTTTTGGCCAGTGGTGCTTATCCTTCTCTTATAGAACCGGTTAAAATTGATGATAAAACTTTAATTGACGGTGGAATTGTTAATAATTTTCCTTCTCGAGCGTTACGAGATAAAGGCATGGATATCATAATTGGAGTTGATTTAGGCAATGGTTTACAAAAAGCGAATGAAATCAAATCAATATTAAATATCATTAGTCAAATTATTAGCTATCGTATCAATATCAAAACGGATTTTGAACGAAGTTATGTAGATTTACTAATTCGACCTGATGTAAAGAATTATGAGGTAACCGATTTTGATAAAAAGGATTCCATTTTGTATAAAGGAAAACTAGCCGGAGAAAAGGCGTTTCCTGAACTATTAAAAATTGCTAAATTACAAGGGTTTGATACTATCAATAGACCGAGAATACAGGAACTACCTTCCGAAAAAAATTTATTTATTACCAAACTTTCCATTATTGGTAATTCTTCTAAAGATTCTGTTTATATAAAAAGAAAATTAGGTTTGAAATTACCTCAAAATACCTCTATTACCAAATTAGATAAAGGAATTTCTGCTTTATATTCTACGGGAAATTATAATCGGGTTTTTTATGAGCTAACTTCTGAAAACTTTAATGAAAATCAACAAGTTAACTTATATCTGGATAAAAAAGATAACAATTCCATAAAATTTGGAATCCATTACGATGATGTATATAAAACTTCTCTTTTAGCTAATGTTACTTTAAACAAACTCATATTAAATAATTCCAATTTATCTATTGATGTAATTTTCGGAAATAATTTCAGAACTAATATAAATTATTATATTGATAATGGAATATTACCAAGTATTGGATCTAATACGACGTTTAATTCTTTTAATTTTAATTATTCCGATATAAAAAGAAGTGAATATTCGTTTAATCGTATTCGATACTTTAATCAACAACTTTATCTACAATCTACCTTAAATGAAAAATATGCCGTTGGTACCGGTATAGAATATAGTTATATGCGCATCTCACCCTTTTCCTATGATCGAATTAATGAAGTAGATCACAAAAATTTTAATAAGGACGAGAGTTTTTTTTATAATCCTTATTTTTATATAAAGGCTGATACGAGAGATAACTCTAACTTTCCTTTTAAAGGTTTTAAACTAGATGCCTCTGCTAAATATATATTTTATTCTAATGCTCCTAATTTTGAAAAATTTTCCACAATTAAAACACAATTAAGTTATTCAATCCCTTTCGGACATCGATTAGCTTTAGAAAATCAACATTTTTTAGGAGTATCTTTTAATACGCCTTCTTTACAATACAAATATTTTAACGGTGGTTATTTTGAACAAGATTTCTTAAATTTCAGTAAATTTTTAGGATTACCATTTGCCTATAAATCCGGGGATCAACTATTCTCATTATATTCTTCTTTAAACTATAAAATCTTAAAAAATCATTATGTGAAAATTTATGCAGACATGGCTAATGTTGAAGATGAATTTAACGATATAAGATATTTTAAATACAAATATTTTAGTTATGGAGTGGGATATGGATATGACAGTCCTTTTGGACCTATTAACTTATTATACACATTTTCTACCAATCAAAACAAAGGTGTATTTAGTGTTGGTTTAGGATATTGGTTTTAA